The following proteins are encoded in a genomic region of Gimesia algae:
- the bioA gene encoding adenosylmethionine--8-amino-7-oxononanoate transaminase has product MQPDELRNIDNDHVWHPFTQMQGHRAENVPIIESGDGFFLIDTEGRSYLDGVSSLWCNVHGHRVPELDQAIRDQLDRIAHSTLLGLASVPSIELADELVKRTPADLTKVFYSDSGSTAVEIALKMAFQYHSQKTPVESQPRDLFACMQHAYHGDTIGSVSVGGISIFHQIFGKLLFESVQIPCPTTYHRPEGYTEESYLEFCFAELERLLAEHHQRLAAFVIEPLVQGAAGMLMHPPGYLKRVRELTSQYGIPLIADEVAVGLGRTGTMFACEQEGVTPDFLCLAKGITGGYLPLAVTMATEEIAAAFEGAHTDYNAFYHGHTYTGNSLACAAALATLKLFDENRTLDHIRETSEVLAKRLSELEDHPHVGEIRHKGLMVGIELVANRETRSAFPAEQRMGHQVTLAARKNGVIVRPLGDVMILMPAPGMPTELIEQLCDTVFAAIDEAIQMQVA; this is encoded by the coding sequence ATGCAGCCTGACGAGTTACGTAACATCGATAATGATCATGTCTGGCATCCCTTTACCCAGATGCAGGGGCATCGTGCTGAGAATGTTCCGATCATCGAATCGGGCGATGGCTTCTTTCTGATCGATACCGAGGGGCGTTCGTATCTGGATGGCGTTTCCTCGCTATGGTGCAATGTCCATGGTCACCGTGTACCTGAACTGGATCAGGCGATCCGCGATCAACTGGACCGAATCGCGCATTCGACGCTACTCGGGCTGGCGAGTGTACCCTCGATTGAACTGGCGGATGAACTGGTGAAACGGACGCCCGCTGACTTGACCAAAGTCTTTTATTCGGACAGCGGTTCGACAGCAGTGGAAATCGCGTTGAAAATGGCGTTTCAATATCACTCACAGAAGACACCTGTTGAATCGCAGCCCCGCGATCTGTTTGCGTGTATGCAGCACGCGTATCACGGCGATACGATCGGTTCGGTCAGTGTCGGCGGGATTTCGATTTTTCATCAGATCTTCGGCAAGCTGCTGTTTGAATCGGTCCAGATTCCATGTCCTACTACCTATCATCGCCCAGAGGGATACACTGAAGAGAGTTACCTTGAATTCTGCTTTGCTGAACTGGAGCGATTACTTGCAGAGCATCATCAGCGGCTGGCAGCGTTTGTAATTGAACCGCTGGTACAGGGAGCCGCGGGGATGTTGATGCATCCGCCTGGATATCTGAAACGGGTGCGGGAGCTGACGAGCCAGTATGGAATTCCATTGATTGCCGATGAAGTGGCCGTGGGACTGGGGCGGACCGGGACGATGTTTGCCTGTGAACAGGAAGGGGTCACTCCCGATTTTCTGTGTCTGGCGAAAGGAATTACCGGTGGTTATTTACCGTTAGCAGTGACGATGGCGACCGAAGAAATTGCTGCTGCCTTCGAAGGAGCACATACAGACTATAATGCATTCTATCATGGGCACACTTATACCGGGAACTCCCTCGCGTGTGCTGCGGCTCTGGCCACATTGAAGTTATTCGATGAAAACAGAACGCTGGATCATATCCGTGAGACTTCTGAAGTTCTGGCGAAGCGTCTATCTGAGCTTGAGGATCATCCGCATGTGGGAGAAATTCGTCACAAAGGATTGATGGTGGGGATTGAACTGGTCGCGAATCGCGAAACCAGATCGGCGTTTCCTGCAGAACAACGCATGGGGCATCAGGTGACCCTGGCTGCCAGAAAGAACGGCGTGATTGTGCGTCCGCTGGGTGATGTGATGATTCTCATGCCGGCTCCGGGAATGCCTACTGAGCTGATTGAGCAGCTGTGTGATACGGTGTTTGCCGCAATTGATGAAGCGATTCAGATGCAGGTTGCCTGA
- a CDS encoding malate dehydrogenase, producing the protein MTHPIRVAVTGAAGQIGYAMLFRLASGEIFGPDQPVILHLVEIPPMLSALDGVEMELEDCAFPTLAGVVKADSDHLEDAFADCNFVVCVGSIPRKAGMERGDLIRINGPIFTSTGKAIEAAAADDVRVLVVGNPCNTNCLIAMSNAPKVPRDRWYAMTRLDQNRAMTQIAKKAGQPVSAVKNMNIWGNHSATQFPDFYHATIHGNPVPEIIEDHDWLRGEFIETVQKRGAAVIQARGASSAASAANAALGTIKSIITPTPLGESFSAAVCSDGSYGVDEGLICGYPLTSDGTTWKIVEGQEHDDFAQAKFEATLQELRDERDVVRDLLPG; encoded by the coding sequence ATGACTCATCCGATTCGAGTTGCGGTAACCGGGGCAGCTGGCCAGATTGGCTATGCTATGCTGTTCCGTCTGGCTTCCGGGGAAATATTTGGCCCTGATCAGCCCGTCATTCTGCATCTTGTGGAAATCCCTCCGATGCTGTCAGCGTTGGATGGGGTTGAGATGGAACTTGAAGACTGCGCCTTCCCAACTCTGGCAGGTGTCGTCAAAGCAGACAGCGACCATCTGGAAGACGCATTTGCGGATTGTAACTTTGTCGTATGTGTCGGAAGTATTCCCCGTAAAGCCGGCATGGAACGTGGTGACCTGATCCGGATTAACGGCCCGATTTTCACCAGCACCGGAAAAGCAATTGAAGCGGCTGCCGCTGACGATGTGCGGGTTCTGGTCGTCGGTAATCCCTGTAACACCAACTGCCTGATCGCAATGAGCAATGCTCCCAAAGTTCCCCGCGATCGCTGGTACGCCATGACCCGTCTCGATCAGAATCGTGCCATGACACAGATCGCCAAGAAGGCAGGGCAGCCTGTTTCTGCAGTCAAGAACATGAACATCTGGGGAAATCACTCAGCCACCCAGTTCCCTGATTTTTATCATGCAACAATCCACGGCAATCCAGTTCCTGAAATCATTGAAGATCATGACTGGTTACGTGGCGAATTCATCGAAACCGTGCAGAAACGTGGTGCCGCCGTCATTCAGGCACGTGGTGCTTCCAGCGCCGCCTCGGCAGCGAATGCCGCCTTGGGTACGATTAAGAGTATTATCACACCGACTCCGCTGGGTGAAAGCTTCTCAGCTGCTGTCTGCAGCGATGGCAGTTACGGAGTTGATGAAGGCTTGATCTGTGGTTACCCACTGACCAGTGATGGCACTACCTGGAAAATCGTCGAAGGTCAGGAGCATGACGATTTTGCTCAGGCCAAGTTTGAAGCGACTTTACAGGAACTGCGGGATGAACGCGATGTCGTTCGCGACCTGCTGCCTGGTTAG
- the truA gene encoding tRNA pseudouridine(38-40) synthase TruA, with translation MRNIKLTLAYDGSDYAGWQVQPNGPSVQACVQKAIEQLTQQCSPVLVAGRTDAGVHALGQVASFQTDSKIPCKNLQTGLQRFLPDSICVREAREVSADFHATYSAIQKRYRYVIHNSAVSYPFLKKYVSEFGRPLDSDRMHVAGQELLGKHDFRCFESHFPNKATSIRTIKELTVQRTGVWPIWGALEQSAPASESSTSMDFITVDIVADGFLYNMVRAIVGTLLEVGVGRWTLSDVQKVLAGMDRSQAGPTAPACGLYLVQVDYPE, from the coding sequence ATGAGAAATATCAAACTGACATTAGCTTATGACGGATCGGACTACGCGGGGTGGCAGGTGCAACCCAATGGGCCGTCAGTCCAGGCTTGTGTGCAAAAGGCAATTGAACAGCTGACGCAGCAGTGCAGTCCCGTGCTGGTCGCAGGTCGCACGGATGCCGGTGTGCACGCTTTAGGGCAGGTCGCCAGTTTTCAGACGGACTCTAAAATCCCCTGTAAAAATCTGCAAACAGGGCTGCAGCGATTTCTGCCAGACAGTATTTGTGTACGAGAAGCCCGGGAAGTATCTGCAGACTTCCATGCTACCTATTCGGCCATCCAGAAACGGTATCGGTATGTGATTCATAATTCCGCGGTTTCCTATCCGTTTCTGAAAAAATATGTGAGCGAATTCGGCCGTCCGCTGGACTCTGACCGCATGCATGTCGCTGGGCAAGAGTTACTGGGAAAACATGATTTTCGCTGTTTTGAATCACATTTTCCCAACAAGGCAACCAGTATTCGGACGATTAAAGAACTGACGGTGCAGCGGACCGGGGTTTGGCCAATCTGGGGAGCACTGGAGCAGTCCGCTCCAGCCTCGGAGAGTTCTACTTCTATGGATTTTATTACCGTTGATATCGTAGCAGACGGATTTTTATACAATATGGTGCGCGCGATTGTGGGGACGCTGCTGGAAGTAGGCGTCGGTCGCTGGACCCTAAGCGATGTACAGAAAGTTCTGGCAGGAATGGACCGTTCACAGGCGGGGCCGACTGCGCCGGCGTGTGGTTTGTATCTGGTTCAGGTTGACTATCCGGAATGA
- the argH gene encoding argininosuccinate lyase translates to MAAKAWGGRFQQQTDARVEAFTESISFDSRLAAVDIQGSQAHARMLAKVGLISDDECTQIVETLTQIGKEIEAGNFEFRFELEDIHMHIESALIERVGDVGRKLHTARSRNDQVSTDLKLYTREAIQRVDGLLKDLQTAFVERCERDQDLVLPGFTHLQRAQPVKAAHYWLAYCEKFDRDRQRLADCLKRVNVSPLGGAALAGTSLPIDRHYTAELLEFTDVARNSLDISSDRDYLAEFCFCMAMIATHLSNWAEEWIAWFSTEFGFIKLPDAFTTGSSIMPQKRNPDVLELIRGKSARPISDVQQILVLLKGLPMAYNRDMQEDKLALFDAYDTVAACLELAAAMVEGAELQQETIANKLEDGFLDATALMEYLIKKGTPMRTGHGIVGKLVSLCESRSIRLVDLSLEELQQACLQIEQDIYQVLGARNAMAALCSFGSGGEAPVQEQTQYWKEKLGL, encoded by the coding sequence GTGGCCGCAAAAGCCTGGGGAGGACGATTTCAACAGCAGACCGATGCCCGCGTGGAAGCGTTTACGGAATCGATCAGTTTTGACAGCCGACTGGCGGCGGTGGATATTCAGGGTTCACAGGCGCATGCCCGCATGCTGGCCAAAGTCGGACTGATCAGCGATGACGAATGCACGCAGATTGTCGAGACGCTGACCCAGATCGGCAAGGAAATTGAAGCAGGAAACTTCGAGTTTCGGTTCGAACTGGAAGACATCCATATGCATATTGAAAGCGCGCTGATCGAACGGGTCGGCGATGTGGGCCGCAAGCTGCATACTGCGCGGAGCCGCAATGATCAGGTTTCGACTGATCTGAAGCTCTACACACGCGAGGCGATTCAGCGAGTGGACGGACTGCTCAAGGATCTGCAGACTGCGTTTGTCGAGCGCTGCGAGCGAGACCAGGATCTTGTACTGCCTGGCTTCACACATCTGCAGCGGGCGCAACCAGTGAAGGCCGCCCATTACTGGCTGGCTTACTGTGAGAAATTCGACCGCGACCGACAGCGTCTGGCAGACTGCCTGAAGCGGGTGAATGTCTCCCCCCTGGGAGGAGCCGCGTTGGCGGGAACGTCGTTACCCATTGATCGGCATTATACGGCGGAACTGTTGGAGTTCACCGACGTGGCCCGTAACAGCCTGGATATTTCCAGCGACCGGGATTACCTGGCGGAGTTCTGTTTCTGTATGGCGATGATTGCGACGCATCTCAGTAACTGGGCGGAAGAATGGATTGCCTGGTTCTCGACGGAATTCGGGTTCATTAAACTGCCTGATGCGTTTACTACGGGTTCGTCGATTATGCCTCAAAAGCGGAACCCGGATGTGCTGGAGTTGATACGCGGCAAGTCGGCCCGACCGATCTCCGATGTGCAGCAGATTCTGGTGCTGCTCAAAGGTCTGCCGATGGCTTACAATCGTGACATGCAGGAAGACAAGCTGGCGCTGTTTGATGCCTACGATACGGTAGCCGCCTGTCTGGAACTGGCGGCGGCAATGGTGGAAGGGGCAGAGCTGCAACAGGAAACGATCGCAAATAAGCTGGAAGACGGATTTCTCGACGCGACTGCGCTGATGGAGTACCTGATCAAAAAGGGAACGCCGATGCGGACCGGACATGGCATCGTGGGGAAACTGGTTTCGCTGTGTGAATCGCGGTCCATTCGTCTAGTGGATTTGTCTCTGGAAGAACTGCAGCAGGCCTGTCTGCAGATTGAGCAGGATATCTATCAGGTCCTGGGGGCACGAAATGCGATGGCAGCGCTCTGTAGTTTTGGTTCGGGGGGAGAAGCACCAGTGCAAGAACAGACACAGTACTGGAAAGAGAAGCTGGGTTTGTAA
- a CDS encoding DUF1501 domain-containing protein, with amino-acid sequence MTEVFNHGMCAPHLLNRRQALQVGVGLFGLNLPQVLQASAGPDKPDLSCIFIFLAGGPSHFETFDPKPNAPVEIRGPWRPTSTNVPGTQICEKLPLLATRMDKVALIRSWQGKSGSHSTGSQHVASGFAPVGKQYFPNFGCLVSALYGSRVPGVPPHLGIPVAARYTDPPGYLGTAFSAFDLKGDPQKPEMELGGLNLSRTRFENRLSMLDQLENLSRLQDVKNSQLESVDKFTDEAIAMLTSGAMQKAVNLNEEPVNTRERYGDNLYGRRVLLARRLIEAGARFVTINQAVQGGLFGSAKTNGTWDNHGWLFDSMMSFASRPAGMPENKRWHSYTGPGNLPQLDMSLSALLDDLDDRGLLDTTLVIAMGEFGRTPKINATAGRDHYPNAGSVLMAGGPVQRGVVIGATDRKGSLPSTRPWRPEDFATSIYHALGINSHQTYFPRLPRPTPIANGEIIEGLF; translated from the coding sequence ATGACTGAAGTATTTAATCACGGGATGTGCGCACCTCATCTGCTGAATCGACGTCAGGCATTACAGGTCGGTGTCGGACTCTTCGGCTTAAACCTGCCACAGGTTCTGCAAGCGTCAGCCGGTCCAGACAAACCTGACCTCTCCTGCATCTTCATTTTCCTGGCAGGAGGCCCGAGCCATTTTGAAACGTTCGATCCCAAACCCAATGCACCAGTGGAAATCCGAGGCCCCTGGAGGCCGACGAGCACAAATGTGCCTGGCACACAGATATGTGAAAAACTCCCTCTGCTGGCAACCCGCATGGATAAAGTGGCACTCATTCGCTCCTGGCAAGGCAAGAGTGGTTCACACAGTACCGGTTCCCAACATGTCGCCAGTGGTTTCGCTCCGGTAGGCAAACAGTATTTCCCTAACTTTGGTTGCCTCGTCTCAGCATTATACGGTAGTCGTGTGCCCGGAGTTCCTCCTCACCTCGGCATACCAGTTGCCGCGCGCTACACTGACCCTCCCGGCTATCTGGGTACTGCTTTCTCCGCTTTCGACCTGAAAGGTGATCCGCAAAAACCAGAGATGGAACTGGGGGGATTGAATCTTTCACGAACACGATTCGAAAATCGGCTTTCGATGTTGGATCAGCTGGAAAACTTGAGTCGTCTGCAGGATGTAAAAAATTCGCAACTGGAATCGGTCGATAAGTTCACTGATGAAGCGATTGCCATGCTGACCAGTGGTGCAATGCAGAAAGCAGTGAATCTGAATGAAGAGCCGGTCAACACGCGCGAAAGGTACGGCGACAACCTGTATGGTCGCCGTGTTTTGCTGGCCCGCAGGCTGATCGAAGCCGGCGCGCGATTTGTAACAATCAACCAGGCTGTACAGGGGGGACTGTTTGGCAGTGCAAAGACAAACGGCACCTGGGATAATCATGGCTGGCTGTTCGACTCCATGATGTCTTTCGCCAGTCGCCCGGCCGGAATGCCTGAGAACAAAAGGTGGCACAGCTATACCGGCCCCGGCAATCTGCCTCAATTGGACATGTCTCTGTCTGCATTACTTGATGACCTTGATGATCGTGGCCTGTTGGACACCACCCTCGTCATCGCGATGGGAGAATTCGGTCGCACTCCCAAAATCAATGCGACTGCGGGACGTGATCACTACCCGAATGCAGGCAGTGTACTGATGGCCGGGGGCCCTGTTCAACGGGGGGTTGTCATTGGTGCCACCGACCGCAAAGGCAGCCTTCCCAGCACCCGCCCCTGGCGGCCCGAAGACTTTGCTACTTCAATTTACCATGCCCTGGGCATCAATTCACATCAAACCTACTTCCCCCGCCTGCCCCGTCCCACTCCTATTGCAAACGGAGAAATTATCGAGGGATTGTTTTAA
- the queC gene encoding 7-cyano-7-deazaguanine synthase QueC has translation MTTEAPKAVVLVSGGLDSATTLAIAADAGFELYALSFDYGQRHRHELKAAEKVCQAFDVKKFVTFPLDLRVFGGSALTADIDVPKDRSEHDLETGIPITYVPARNTVFLSLALAWAETLNAYDLFIGVNAVDYSGYPDCRPEFISAFQTVASLATKTGVEHSGHWKIHTPLISLKKADIIKTGMELGVDYGLTHSCYDPLSDGTPCGHCDSCQLRAKGFQEAGFADPALKTD, from the coding sequence ATGACGACTGAAGCTCCCAAAGCCGTCGTGCTCGTCAGTGGAGGCCTCGATTCGGCAACGACATTAGCCATTGCTGCCGACGCCGGTTTTGAATTGTATGCCCTGTCATTCGATTATGGTCAACGACATCGGCACGAACTGAAAGCTGCGGAAAAAGTCTGCCAGGCATTTGATGTCAAAAAATTCGTGACTTTTCCGTTGGATTTACGCGTCTTTGGTGGTTCCGCGTTGACAGCTGATATTGATGTCCCCAAAGATCGCTCCGAGCATGATCTGGAAACGGGAATTCCCATTACCTATGTTCCCGCGCGGAATACTGTATTTCTTTCACTCGCATTGGCCTGGGCAGAAACGCTGAATGCCTACGATCTGTTTATTGGTGTAAACGCCGTCGATTACAGCGGCTATCCCGACTGTCGCCCCGAGTTTATCAGTGCCTTTCAGACCGTCGCTTCACTGGCTACCAAAACTGGCGTCGAGCATTCTGGCCACTGGAAAATCCATACTCCGCTTATCTCGCTGAAGAAAGCTGACATTATCAAAACAGGCATGGAACTTGGCGTCGACTACGGACTGACACACAGTTGCTACGATCCACTGTCTGATGGTACACCTTGCGGACACTGTGACTCCTGCCAGCTTCGCGCCAAAGGTTTTCAGGAAGCCGGCTTTGCCGATCCTGCACTGAAAACAGACTGA
- a CDS encoding nitrilase family protein, which produces MRDIRIAAVQFEHRNGDKAFNLQRIRELSQQAVEQGAEIVSFHECCIPAYTFVQSFSKEELLDLAEQVPDGPSTQELMQISQEVGVPILAGLFEVDQGEVYNTYVCVDGGELVARFRKLHAFVNSHLASGGEYVVFDLRGCRCGILICYDNNLVENVRMTALLGADIIFMPHVTCCLPSVMPGRGLVDPALWQNRQRDPVRLRQEFQGPKGKGWLMKWLPARAYDNGVYAIFTNPVGMDDQEVKPGLSMIVDPFGEIIAECTKLGDDIAIALCTDEKLHQAGGRRYIRARRPDLYGKLVEPPTEPPVTVPGWELKPSS; this is translated from the coding sequence ATGAGAGACATCAGGATCGCTGCCGTCCAGTTTGAACACCGTAATGGGGACAAAGCTTTTAACCTGCAGCGGATTCGCGAACTCTCACAACAGGCGGTCGAACAGGGAGCGGAAATTGTCAGCTTCCATGAATGTTGTATCCCCGCTTACACGTTTGTGCAATCATTCTCGAAAGAGGAACTGCTGGATCTGGCGGAACAGGTGCCCGATGGCCCGAGTACTCAGGAACTGATGCAGATTTCACAGGAAGTCGGTGTGCCGATTCTGGCGGGACTGTTCGAAGTCGATCAAGGCGAAGTCTATAATACTTATGTCTGTGTTGATGGTGGTGAACTGGTAGCGAGATTCCGCAAACTGCATGCATTTGTGAATTCGCATCTGGCATCGGGCGGTGAATATGTGGTTTTCGATCTGCGGGGCTGCCGCTGCGGTATATTGATCTGTTACGATAATAACCTGGTTGAGAACGTGCGGATGACAGCGCTGCTGGGGGCAGACATTATTTTCATGCCTCATGTGACCTGCTGTCTGCCGTCCGTGATGCCGGGACGTGGGCTGGTCGATCCTGCGCTCTGGCAGAATCGCCAGCGTGATCCGGTCAGGTTACGACAGGAGTTTCAAGGGCCTAAAGGCAAAGGCTGGCTGATGAAGTGGCTGCCCGCGCGAGCTTATGACAACGGCGTGTATGCGATTTTCACGAATCCGGTTGGCATGGATGATCAGGAAGTCAAACCGGGGCTCTCGATGATTGTGGATCCGTTTGGCGAAATCATTGCCGAATGTACAAAGCTGGGTGATGATATTGCCATAGCATTGTGCACGGATGAAAAACTGCATCAGGCCGGAGGACGGCGCTATATACGTGCCCGTCGACCTGACCTGTATGGAAAACTGGTCGAACCACCGACCGAGCCGCCGGTGACAGTCCCTGGTTGGGAATTGAAACCGTCCAGTTGA
- a CDS encoding leucyl aminopeptidase: MAMQFTNESLSSLTADWLVLGLAESAPLSASITELDQTLGGLLSRLIESEDFTGKAGTTTTLLGITEIKTPRILLVGLGTAESISLASLEKAMTTAARSISSKPDTSIVVALPELEKSSLSTEQFATVISASMIVGAVGQDLYRKEAARFPFQQITIAGSGEAAECQQAVDRGTILGESINLAREMVNRHAGDIFPISFADRVVEVAKSTGLEAEILDENQLKQEKMGSMLGVAQGSDQPARLAILKYQGADPSAPTLALVGKGVTFDSGGLSLKPSDGMKTMKCDMGGAAAVLGAMNAIAQLKLPVNVIGYMGLVENMVNGSSYKLGDVLTARNGKTIEVLNTDAEGRLVLADVLSFAVDRGASNIIDLATLTGACVVALGEEVTGVFANQADWSKAVQDAAKASGEDVWEMPMFPQFADQLKSDVADLKNVGTRWGGAITAAKFLENFVSETPWVHLDIAGPAFASANAPHREGGGTGCMVKTLVQVAAQYGSTK; the protein is encoded by the coding sequence ATGGCTATGCAATTCACAAATGAATCACTCTCCTCTCTCACTGCTGACTGGCTGGTTTTAGGGCTGGCCGAGTCGGCTCCACTGAGCGCCTCAATTACGGAACTGGACCAGACACTAGGCGGTCTCCTATCCCGTCTCATCGAAAGCGAAGATTTCACAGGCAAGGCGGGCACCACGACCACATTGCTGGGGATTACTGAAATCAAGACGCCACGCATTCTGCTAGTTGGGCTGGGGACGGCTGAAAGTATCAGTCTCGCATCGCTGGAAAAAGCAATGACAACCGCCGCTCGCTCAATTTCCAGTAAGCCGGACACCAGCATTGTCGTTGCCCTGCCTGAATTGGAAAAAAGTTCTCTCTCGACAGAGCAATTCGCTACAGTGATCAGCGCATCAATGATCGTGGGAGCCGTCGGCCAGGACCTGTACCGCAAAGAGGCAGCACGCTTCCCCTTTCAGCAGATCACGATCGCAGGCAGCGGTGAGGCAGCCGAATGCCAGCAGGCAGTGGATCGAGGCACGATTCTGGGAGAATCGATTAACCTCGCAAGAGAGATGGTCAACCGCCATGCCGGCGATATTTTCCCAATCAGCTTTGCTGACCGTGTGGTCGAAGTGGCGAAATCCACAGGGCTGGAAGCCGAAATCCTCGATGAAAATCAACTCAAACAGGAAAAGATGGGCTCCATGCTGGGCGTAGCACAAGGCAGTGATCAGCCGGCACGTCTTGCCATTTTGAAATATCAGGGTGCAGATCCCTCTGCTCCCACACTGGCCCTGGTGGGCAAAGGGGTCACCTTCGACAGCGGTGGACTTTCCCTGAAACCGAGCGATGGTATGAAAACGATGAAATGCGATATGGGGGGCGCTGCTGCAGTTCTCGGCGCCATGAATGCGATCGCTCAACTCAAACTGCCCGTGAATGTCATCGGCTATATGGGTCTGGTTGAAAACATGGTCAATGGATCGTCTTACAAACTGGGCGATGTCCTGACGGCTCGTAACGGGAAGACCATCGAAGTCCTCAATACCGATGCGGAAGGGCGACTGGTTCTGGCTGATGTTCTCTCTTTTGCCGTTGATCGTGGCGCATCAAATATAATTGACCTGGCAACATTAACGGGAGCCTGCGTAGTCGCGTTGGGTGAAGAAGTCACCGGGGTTTTTGCAAATCAAGCCGACTGGTCTAAAGCGGTTCAGGATGCAGCCAAGGCCAGCGGAGAAGATGTGTGGGAAATGCCCATGTTCCCGCAGTTTGCCGATCAACTGAAAAGCGATGTCGCCGACCTTAAGAACGTGGGAACCCGCTGGGGTGGCGCCATCACCGCGGCCAAATTCCTGGAAAACTTTGTCAGTGAAACGCCGTGGGTGCACCTGGATATCGCCGGACCGGCGTTCGCCTCAGCGAATGCCCCCCATCGTGAAGGGGGCGGAACCGGCTGTATGGTCAAAACACTGGTCCAAGTTGCCGCTCAGTATGGTTCAACCAAATAA
- a CDS encoding right-handed parallel beta-helix repeat-containing protein, whose protein sequence is MNQRDGVTQRNLRLRCLCSSSMLILLTCSLFCLFTTKVEATIYEVGPGKKYTLVEKVPWESLVAGDEVQIHWRPQPYHTKWVLCRRGTKDKPIVVKGIPSEKGELPVIDGRRAMTRPQLRFWGEQRSIIKIGGARDPADTMPAYIVIENLDIRSARPSFFYFSSEGLQKYFQNAAAIFVEKGEHITIRNCYLHDCGNGLFVAYDTKDLLVENCSIYHNGIANSYYEHNVYTEAAGITFQGNYLGPLRKNCLGNNLKDRSAGLVVRYNWIESGNRQLDLVDSEGGDTIRFDPRYRSSYVYGNVLIKLEKDSNSQMIHYGGDSGDESAYRKGTLFLYNNTMISRRASTTLVRLSTNSEHLECRNNILFTTHAGSSLAILDEKGTAGLSYNWIKAGWKAAHSSSYGNVKSEAEIHSGDNPGFQDLEKNLFFLTAKSACLNKAGLLPVAIQNNFPVTQQFKGPRGIKKRPAASLKDLGALDRESEE, encoded by the coding sequence GTGAATCAACGTGATGGTGTGACACAACGGAATCTCAGGTTGCGATGCCTGTGTTCATCCTCAATGCTGATCCTCCTGACCTGTAGCCTGTTTTGTCTGTTCACAACCAAAGTCGAAGCGACCATCTACGAAGTCGGCCCCGGCAAAAAATACACCCTGGTCGAGAAAGTTCCCTGGGAAAGTCTGGTTGCCGGGGATGAAGTTCAGATCCATTGGCGACCTCAACCTTACCATACCAAGTGGGTTCTCTGTCGGCGGGGCACCAAAGACAAGCCGATTGTGGTCAAAGGTATTCCCTCGGAAAAAGGGGAGCTGCCTGTGATTGATGGACGCCGGGCGATGACGCGTCCTCAGCTACGCTTCTGGGGAGAACAGCGAAGCATCATCAAGATTGGTGGTGCCCGCGACCCCGCTGATACCATGCCCGCCTACATTGTAATTGAAAACCTCGATATTCGCAGTGCGCGACCTTCCTTTTTCTATTTCAGTTCGGAAGGACTGCAGAAATACTTTCAGAATGCGGCGGCCATTTTTGTTGAAAAAGGGGAGCATATTACAATTCGAAACTGCTACCTGCATGACTGTGGCAATGGGCTGTTTGTAGCGTATGACACCAAAGATCTGCTGGTGGAAAACTGTTCGATCTACCATAACGGGATTGCCAACAGTTATTATGAACATAATGTCTACACAGAAGCGGCGGGAATCACATTTCAGGGAAACTACCTGGGGCCTTTAAGAAAAAACTGTCTGGGGAATAATCTCAAAGACCGTTCGGCGGGGCTGGTTGTGCGATACAACTGGATTGAGAGCGGAAACCGCCAGTTGGATCTCGTGGATTCCGAAGGGGGCGATACGATTCGCTTTGATCCTCGCTATCGCAGCAGCTACGTGTATGGGAATGTCCTGATCAAACTGGAAAAGGATTCCAACAGCCAGATGATTCATTATGGCGGCGATAGTGGTGATGAAAGTGCTTACCGTAAGGGGACGTTGTTTTTATATAACAATACGATGATTTCCAGACGCGCCTCGACAACGCTGGTCAGACTCTCCACGAACAGCGAGCATCTCGAGTGCCGCAACAACATCCTATTTACCACGCACGCAGGCAGCAGTTTAGCGATTCTGGATGAGAAGGGAACTGCGGGGCTCAGCTATAACTGGATCAAGGCGGGCTGGAAAGCCGCTCATTCGAGTAGTTATGGGAATGTGAAATCAGAAGCAGAAATCCATTCTGGTGATAATCCTGGTTTTCAGGACTTGGAGAAGAATCTCTTCTTTCTGACTGCGAAATCAGCGTGCCTAAACAAAGCCGGTCTGCTGCCGGTTGCGATTCAGAACAACTTTCCGGTAACGCAGCAGTTCAAAGGTCCGCGAGGAATCAAAAAACGCCCCGCAGCCTCGCTGAAAGACCTGGGGGCGCTCGACAGAGAATCAGAAGAGTAA